One Microcebus murinus isolate Inina chromosome 9, M.murinus_Inina_mat1.0, whole genome shotgun sequence DNA window includes the following coding sequences:
- the CLCN1 gene encoding chloride channel protein 1: MEQSKSQQRGGEQSWWGSDPQYQYMPFEHCTSYGLPSENGGLQHRLRKDAGPRHNVHPTQIYGHHKEQVSDRVPDTGMPKKTGSSSTLDSKDEDHYSKCQDCVHRLGLVVRRKLGEDWIFLVLLGLLMALVSWSMDYVSAKSLQAYKWTYAQMQPSLPLQFLVWVTFPLILILFSALFCHLISPQAVGSGIPEMKTILRGVVLKEYLTLKAFVAKVVALTAGLGSGIPVGKEGPFVHIASICAAVLSKFMSVFCGVYEQPYYYADILTVGCAVGVGCCFGTPLGGVLFSIEVTSTYFAVRNYWRGFFAATFSAFVFRVLAVWNKDAVTITALFRTNFRMDFPFDLQELPAFAVIGICCGFLGAVFVYLHRQVMLGVRKHKALSQFLAKHRLLYPGIVTFVIASFTFPPGMGQFMAGELMPREAISTLFDNNTWVKHTGDPESLGLSAVWIHPQVNVVIVISLFFVMKFWMSIVATTMPIPCGGFMPVFVIGAAFGRLVGEIMAMLFPDGILFDGIIYKILPGGYAVIGAAALTGAVSHTVSTAVICFELTGQIAHILPMMVAVILANMVAQSLQPSLYDSIIQVKKLPYLPDLGWNQLSKYTIFVEDIMVRDVKFVSASCTYGELRALLQTTTVKTLPLVDSKDSMVLLGSVERSELQSLLQRHLCPERRLRAAQDMARKLSELPFDGRALPGAPRGRPESFAFVDEDDDEDFSGRTELPPSPPPLPFPTALLSPEEPNGPLPDHKQQPEAPEPAGQRLSIFQSLLRCLLGRARPTKKKTVQESVDLVDTMSPEEIEAWEQEQLSQPVCFDCCCIDQSPFQLVEQTTLHKTHTLFSLLGLHLAYVTSMGKLRGVLALEELQKAIEGHTKSGVQLRPPLASFRNTTSTRKSPAGPLPPAEGWNLPEDGPGATGAGDVAPASPESPVPPPSPEPALSQAPAKAEGELEELELVEGPGPEEELADILQGPSLRSTDEEDEDELIL; the protein is encoded by the exons atgGAGCAATCCAAGTCACAGCAGCGTGGGGGGGAGCAAAGCTGGTGGGGTAGTGACCCCCAGTACCAGTACATGCCCTTCGAGCACTGCACCAGCTACGGACTGCCCTCCGAGAACGGGGGCCTGCAGCACAGGCTCCGGAAGGACGCAGGCCCCCGCCACAACGTCCACCCCACGCAG ATCTATGGCCATCACAAAGAACAGGTCTCAGATAGGGTGCCGGACACGGGGATGCCCAAGAAGACGGGCTCCAGTTCTACCCTGGACAGCAAGGATGAGGATCACTATTCCAAATGTCAAG ATTGTGTCCACCGTCTGGGACTCGTGGTGAGAAGGAAGTTAGGGGAAGACTGGATCTTTCTGGTGCTTCTGGGACTGCTGATGGCCCTGGTCAGCTGGAGCATGGACTACGTCAGTGCCAAAAGCCTGCAGG CCTACAAGTGGACCTACGCACAGATGcagcccagcctccccctgcAGTTCCTGGTCTGGGTCACCTTCCCGctcatcctcatcctcttcaGCGCCCTCTTTTGCCACCTCATCTCTCCCCAGGCTGTTG GCTCTGGAATCCCTGAAATGAAGACTATACTCCGTGGGGTTGTCCTGAAGGAATATCTCACGCTCAAGGCCTTTGTGGCCAAGGTTGTCGCCCTGACCGCGGGGCTGGGCAGCGGCATCCCTGTGGGAAAAGAG gGCCCCTTTGTCCACATTGCCAGCATCTGTGCTGCCGTCCTCAGCAAGTTCATGTCCGTGTTCTGTGGGGTCTATGAG CAGCCATACTATTACGCTGACATCCTGACGGTGGGCTGTGCTGTCGGAGTTGGCTGTTGTTTCGGGACACCTCTCGGAG GAGTGCTGTTTAGCATCGAGGTCACCTCTACCTACTTTGCCGTCCGGAACTACTGGCGAGGATTCTTCGCAGCCACGTTCAGCGCCTTTGTGTTCCGCGTGCTGGCGGTGTGGAACAAGGACGCTG TCACCATCACTGCTCTGTTCAGAACCAATTTTCGAATGGATTTCCCCTTTGACCTGCAGGAACTCCCAGCCTTTGCTGTCATCGG GATTTGCTGCGGGTTCCTGGGAGCTGTGTTTGTGTATCTGCATCGCCAAGTCATGCTCGGCGTCCGAAAGCACAAGGCCCTCAGCCAGTTTCTTGCTAAGCA CCGCCTGCTGTATCCAGGAATTGTTACCTTTGTCATCGCCTCATTCACCTTTCCACCAGGAATGGGTCAATTCATGGCTGGAGAG CTCATGCCCCGGGAGGCCATCAGCACTCTGTTTGACAACAACACGTGGGTGAAACACACGGGAGATCCTGAGAGCCTGGGCCTGTCGGCTGTTTGGATTCACCCCCAGGTCAATGTCGTCATCGtcatctctctcttctttgtcATGAAG TTCTGGATGTCCATCGTGGCCACCACCATGCCCATACCCTGCGGAGGCTTCATGCCTGTGTTTGTGATAG GAGCTGCATTTGGGAGGCTGGTAGGAGAGATCATGGCCATGCTATTCCCTGATGGAATCTTATTTGATGGTATCATCTACAAGATCCTACCTGGCGGCTATGCAGTAATTG GAGCAGCAGCACTGACTGGTGCTGTGTCTCACACAGTCTCCACAGCTGTGATTTGCTTCGAATTAACGGGTCAGATTGCTCACATCCTACCCATGATGGTGGCTGTTATCTTGGCCAACATGGTGGCTCAGAGCCTGCAGCCCTCCCTCTATGACAGCATCATCCAGGTCAAGAAGCTACCCTACTTGCCTGACCTTGGTTGGAACCAGCTCAG CAAATATACGATCTTTGTTGAGGACATCATGGTACGTGATGTGAAGTTTGTTTCAGCTTCTTGCACATATGGGGAGTTGCGAGCCCTGCTCCAGACCACCACAGTCAAGACTTTACCACTGGTTGACTCAAAAg ATTCCATGGTGCTGCTGGGCTCGGTGGAGCGGTCGGAGCTGCAGTCGCTCCTGCAGCGCCACCTGTGTCCCGAGCGGAGGCTGCGGGCGGCGCAGGACATGGCGCGGAAGCTGTCGGAGCTGCCGTTCGACGGGAGGGCGCTGCCCGGGGCGCCTCGCGGCCGGCCCGAGTCCTTCGCCTTCGTGGATGAGGATGACGACGAGGACTTCTCCGGGAGGACCGAG ctgcctccctctcctcctcctctcccctttcctacCGCTCTCCTGTCCCCAGAAGAGCCCAACGGGCCCCTGCCAGACCACAAACAGCAGCCAGAGGCGCCAGAGCCTGCAG GTCAAAGACTCTCCATCTTCCAATCCCTGCTGCGCTGCTTGCTGGGCAGGGCTCGCcccacaaagaagaaaacagtccAG GAGTCCGTGGATTTAGTGGATACCATGTCACCTGAAGAA ATCGAGGCCTGGGAGCAGGAGCAGCTGAGCCAGCCTGTCTGCTTTGATTGCTGCTGTATCGACCAGTCTCCCTTCCAGCTGGTGGAGCAGACGACCCTGCACAAG ACTCACACGCTGTTCTCGCTCCTCGGCCTCCACCTTGCTTACGTGACCAGCATGGGGAAGCTCAGAGGTGTCCTGGCCCTGGAGGAG CTGCAGAAGGCCATCGAGGGGCACACCAAGTCTGGGGTGCAGCTCCGTCCTCCCCTGGCCAGCTTTCGGAACACGACTTCAACTCGAAAGAGTCCTGCGGGACCACTCCCTCCTGCAGAGGGCTGGAACCTGCCCGAGGACGGACCTGGGGCCACGGGAGCAGGGGATGTGGCCCCTGCCTCCCCAGAGAGCCCCGTGCCTCCCCCGTCCCCAGAGCCCGCTCTCTCCCAGGCCCCAGCCAAGGCGGAGGGcgagctggaggagctggagctggtgGAGGGTCCGGGGCCAGAAGAGGAGCTGGCCGACATCTTGCAGGGCCCCAGCCTGCGGTCCACAGATGAGGAGGATGAAGATGAACTGATCCTTTGA
- the FAM131B gene encoding protein FAM131B isoform X2 → MGCIGSRTVGNEVIAVDWKGLKDVDQINMDSTSSLHGSSLHRPSTELSMEDTTSILPKLKRNSNAYGIGALAKSSFSGISRSMKDHVTKPTAMGQGRVAHMIEWQGWGKTPAIQPQHSHEAVRRDTDAYSDLSDGEKEARFLAGVMEQFAISEATLMAWSSMDGEDMSVNSTQEPLGCNYSDNYQELMESQDALAQAPMDGWPHSYVSQGMYCLGSSDAWEASDQSLIASPATGSYLGPAFDDSQPSLHEMGPSQPASGYSAQEPAPLLGGDSDWAPGVGGVDLARGPAEEEKRPLAPEEEEDAGCRDLESLSPREDPEVSTALSRKVSDVTSSGVQSFDEEEGFLPRKRDTAADSSFQDSLP, encoded by the exons ATGGGCTGCATCGGCTCCCGGACTGTGG GGAACGAGGTGATAGCAGTGGACTGGAAGGGCCTGAAGGATGTCGATCAGATCAACATGGACAGCACCAGCTCGCTGCACGGGAGCAGCCTCCACCGGCCGTCCACTGAG CTCTCCATGGAGGACACCACTTCCATTCTTCCGAAGCTTAAGCGAAACTCCAACGCCTATGGCATTGGGGCCCTGGCCAAGTCATCATTCTCAG GGATCTCTCGAAGCATGAAGGACCATGTGACAAAGCCCACAGCCATGGGGCAAGGCCGGGTGGCCCACATGATcgagtggcagggctgggggaagacGCCCGCCATTCAGCCACAACACAGCCACGAGGCCGTGCGCAGGGACACAGATGCCTACTCTGACCTCAGCGATGGCGAGAAGGAAGCACGTTTCTTAGCAG GCGTCATGGAGCAGTTTGCTATCTCTGAAGCCACACTCATGGCCTGGTCTTCCATGGATGGTGAGGACATGAGTGTCAACTCCACCCAGGAGCCGTTAGGCTGCAACTACAGTGACAACTACCAGGAGCTGATGGAGAGTCAGG ATGCCCTGGCTCAAGCGCCCATGGATGGATGGCCTCACTCCTACGTGTCCCAGGGCATGTACTGTCTGGGGTCATCGGATGCCTGGGAAGCAAGCGACCAGTCCCTCATCGCCTCCCCAGCCACAGGATCTTATCTTGGCCCCGCATTTGATGACTCACAGCCCAGCTTGCATGAGATGGGGCCTTCCCAACCTGCTTCCGGATACTCTGCTCAGGAACCTGCGCCTTTGCTGGGGGGAGACAGTGACTGGGCTCCAGGGGTGGGCGGGGTGGACCTGGCACGGGGCCCTGCGGAGGAGGAGAAGAGGCCCTTGGcccctgaggaggaagaggatgcaGGCTGCCGGGACCTGGAGTCACTTTCCCCACGAGAGGACCCTGAGGTGTCCACCGCTCTCAGCAGGAAGGTGTCTGACGTCACATCCTCAGGCGTGCAGTCCTTTGACGAGGAGGAGG GCTTCCTGCCCAGGAAGAGAGACACAGCAGCGGACTCTTCCTTCCAGGACAGTTTACCGTGA
- the FAM131B gene encoding protein FAM131B isoform X1, producing the protein MGCIGSRTVGNEVIAVDWKGLKDVDQINMDSTSSLHGSSLHRPSTEQTRTDFSWDGINLSMEDTTSILPKLKRNSNAYGIGALAKSSFSGISRSMKDHVTKPTAMGQGRVAHMIEWQGWGKTPAIQPQHSHEAVRRDTDAYSDLSDGEKEARFLAGVMEQFAISEATLMAWSSMDGEDMSVNSTQEPLGCNYSDNYQELMESQDALAQAPMDGWPHSYVSQGMYCLGSSDAWEASDQSLIASPATGSYLGPAFDDSQPSLHEMGPSQPASGYSAQEPAPLLGGDSDWAPGVGGVDLARGPAEEEKRPLAPEEEEDAGCRDLESLSPREDPEVSTALSRKVSDVTSSGVQSFDEEEGFLPRKRDTAADSSFQDSLP; encoded by the exons ATGGGCTGCATCGGCTCCCGGACTGTGG GGAACGAGGTGATAGCAGTGGACTGGAAGGGCCTGAAGGATGTCGATCAGATCAACATGGACAGCACCAGCTCGCTGCACGGGAGCAGCCTCCACCGGCCGTCCACTGAG CAAACTCGAACCGATTTCTCCTGGGACGGCATCAAT CTCTCCATGGAGGACACCACTTCCATTCTTCCGAAGCTTAAGCGAAACTCCAACGCCTATGGCATTGGGGCCCTGGCCAAGTCATCATTCTCAG GGATCTCTCGAAGCATGAAGGACCATGTGACAAAGCCCACAGCCATGGGGCAAGGCCGGGTGGCCCACATGATcgagtggcagggctgggggaagacGCCCGCCATTCAGCCACAACACAGCCACGAGGCCGTGCGCAGGGACACAGATGCCTACTCTGACCTCAGCGATGGCGAGAAGGAAGCACGTTTCTTAGCAG GCGTCATGGAGCAGTTTGCTATCTCTGAAGCCACACTCATGGCCTGGTCTTCCATGGATGGTGAGGACATGAGTGTCAACTCCACCCAGGAGCCGTTAGGCTGCAACTACAGTGACAACTACCAGGAGCTGATGGAGAGTCAGG ATGCCCTGGCTCAAGCGCCCATGGATGGATGGCCTCACTCCTACGTGTCCCAGGGCATGTACTGTCTGGGGTCATCGGATGCCTGGGAAGCAAGCGACCAGTCCCTCATCGCCTCCCCAGCCACAGGATCTTATCTTGGCCCCGCATTTGATGACTCACAGCCCAGCTTGCATGAGATGGGGCCTTCCCAACCTGCTTCCGGATACTCTGCTCAGGAACCTGCGCCTTTGCTGGGGGGAGACAGTGACTGGGCTCCAGGGGTGGGCGGGGTGGACCTGGCACGGGGCCCTGCGGAGGAGGAGAAGAGGCCCTTGGcccctgaggaggaagaggatgcaGGCTGCCGGGACCTGGAGTCACTTTCCCCACGAGAGGACCCTGAGGTGTCCACCGCTCTCAGCAGGAAGGTGTCTGACGTCACATCCTCAGGCGTGCAGTCCTTTGACGAGGAGGAGG GCTTCCTGCCCAGGAAGAGAGACACAGCAGCGGACTCTTCCTTCCAGGACAGTTTACCGTGA
- the FAM131B gene encoding protein FAM131B isoform X4 — MGCIGSRTVGNEVIAVDWKGLKDVDQINMDSTSSLHGSSLHRPSTELSMEDTTSILPKLKRNSNAYGIGALAKSSFSGISRSMKDHVTKPTAMGQGRVAHMIEWQGWGKTPAIQPQHSHEAVRRDTDAYSDLSDGEKEARFLAGVMEQFAISEATLMAWSSMDGEDMSVNSTQEPLGCNYSDNYQELMESQDALAQAPMDGWPHSYVSQGMYCLGSSDAWEASDQSLIASPATGSYLGPAFDDSQPSLHEMGPSQPASGYSAQEPAPLLGGDSDWAPGVGGVDLARGPAEEEKRPLAPEEEEDAGCRDLESLSPREDPEVSTALSRKVSDVTSSGVQSFDEEEGEANN; from the exons ATGGGCTGCATCGGCTCCCGGACTGTGG GGAACGAGGTGATAGCAGTGGACTGGAAGGGCCTGAAGGATGTCGATCAGATCAACATGGACAGCACCAGCTCGCTGCACGGGAGCAGCCTCCACCGGCCGTCCACTGAG CTCTCCATGGAGGACACCACTTCCATTCTTCCGAAGCTTAAGCGAAACTCCAACGCCTATGGCATTGGGGCCCTGGCCAAGTCATCATTCTCAG GGATCTCTCGAAGCATGAAGGACCATGTGACAAAGCCCACAGCCATGGGGCAAGGCCGGGTGGCCCACATGATcgagtggcagggctgggggaagacGCCCGCCATTCAGCCACAACACAGCCACGAGGCCGTGCGCAGGGACACAGATGCCTACTCTGACCTCAGCGATGGCGAGAAGGAAGCACGTTTCTTAGCAG GCGTCATGGAGCAGTTTGCTATCTCTGAAGCCACACTCATGGCCTGGTCTTCCATGGATGGTGAGGACATGAGTGTCAACTCCACCCAGGAGCCGTTAGGCTGCAACTACAGTGACAACTACCAGGAGCTGATGGAGAGTCAGG ATGCCCTGGCTCAAGCGCCCATGGATGGATGGCCTCACTCCTACGTGTCCCAGGGCATGTACTGTCTGGGGTCATCGGATGCCTGGGAAGCAAGCGACCAGTCCCTCATCGCCTCCCCAGCCACAGGATCTTATCTTGGCCCCGCATTTGATGACTCACAGCCCAGCTTGCATGAGATGGGGCCTTCCCAACCTGCTTCCGGATACTCTGCTCAGGAACCTGCGCCTTTGCTGGGGGGAGACAGTGACTGGGCTCCAGGGGTGGGCGGGGTGGACCTGGCACGGGGCCCTGCGGAGGAGGAGAAGAGGCCCTTGGcccctgaggaggaagaggatgcaGGCTGCCGGGACCTGGAGTCACTTTCCCCACGAGAGGACCCTGAGGTGTCCACCGCTCTCAGCAGGAAGGTGTCTGACGTCACATCCTCAGGCGTGCAGTCCTTTGACGAGGAGGAGGGTGAGGCCAACAACTAG
- the FAM131B gene encoding protein FAM131B isoform X3 has protein sequence MGCIGSRTVGNEVIAVDWKGLKDVDQINMDSTSSLHGSSLHRPSTEQTRTDFSWDGINLSMEDTTSILPKLKRNSNAYGIGALAKSSFSGISRSMKDHVTKPTAMGQGRVAHMIEWQGWGKTPAIQPQHSHEAVRRDTDAYSDLSDGEKEARFLAGVMEQFAISEATLMAWSSMDGEDMSVNSTQEPLGCNYSDNYQELMESQDALAQAPMDGWPHSYVSQGMYCLGSSDAWEASDQSLIASPATGSYLGPAFDDSQPSLHEMGPSQPASGYSAQEPAPLLGGDSDWAPGVGGVDLARGPAEEEKRPLAPEEEEDAGCRDLESLSPREDPEVSTALSRKVSDVTSSGVQSFDEEEGEANN, from the exons ATGGGCTGCATCGGCTCCCGGACTGTGG GGAACGAGGTGATAGCAGTGGACTGGAAGGGCCTGAAGGATGTCGATCAGATCAACATGGACAGCACCAGCTCGCTGCACGGGAGCAGCCTCCACCGGCCGTCCACTGAG CAAACTCGAACCGATTTCTCCTGGGACGGCATCAAT CTCTCCATGGAGGACACCACTTCCATTCTTCCGAAGCTTAAGCGAAACTCCAACGCCTATGGCATTGGGGCCCTGGCCAAGTCATCATTCTCAG GGATCTCTCGAAGCATGAAGGACCATGTGACAAAGCCCACAGCCATGGGGCAAGGCCGGGTGGCCCACATGATcgagtggcagggctgggggaagacGCCCGCCATTCAGCCACAACACAGCCACGAGGCCGTGCGCAGGGACACAGATGCCTACTCTGACCTCAGCGATGGCGAGAAGGAAGCACGTTTCTTAGCAG GCGTCATGGAGCAGTTTGCTATCTCTGAAGCCACACTCATGGCCTGGTCTTCCATGGATGGTGAGGACATGAGTGTCAACTCCACCCAGGAGCCGTTAGGCTGCAACTACAGTGACAACTACCAGGAGCTGATGGAGAGTCAGG ATGCCCTGGCTCAAGCGCCCATGGATGGATGGCCTCACTCCTACGTGTCCCAGGGCATGTACTGTCTGGGGTCATCGGATGCCTGGGAAGCAAGCGACCAGTCCCTCATCGCCTCCCCAGCCACAGGATCTTATCTTGGCCCCGCATTTGATGACTCACAGCCCAGCTTGCATGAGATGGGGCCTTCCCAACCTGCTTCCGGATACTCTGCTCAGGAACCTGCGCCTTTGCTGGGGGGAGACAGTGACTGGGCTCCAGGGGTGGGCGGGGTGGACCTGGCACGGGGCCCTGCGGAGGAGGAGAAGAGGCCCTTGGcccctgaggaggaagaggatgcaGGCTGCCGGGACCTGGAGTCACTTTCCCCACGAGAGGACCCTGAGGTGTCCACCGCTCTCAGCAGGAAGGTGTCTGACGTCACATCCTCAGGCGTGCAGTCCTTTGACGAGGAGGAGGGTGAGGCCAACAACTAG